Proteins from a single region of Callithrix jacchus isolate 240 chromosome 12, calJac240_pri, whole genome shotgun sequence:
- the TDRD1 gene encoding tudor domain-containing protein 1 isoform X1: MMSRNNSEAPPCKVTEPFNFEKNGKKLPPHESLRSPGALPNRPNFRLKSSENGNKKNNFLLCEQTKQYLASQEDNSASSNPSSINGEVVGSQGDRKKSPAGNSESSPSVENNSPKEVNTKPENNVHPAKSKKLHKLVGNSLSINNPGLFTSLRPPLRSTTCHRCGLFGSLRCSQCKQTYYCSTACQRRDWSAHSIVCKPVQPNFHKLEDNKPSFETKDVEVNNKSDCPLGVTKEITMWAKKVMFSDLRSLQLKKTMEIKGTVTEFKHPGDFYAQLYSSEVLEYMNQLSASLKETYANMHEKDYIPITGEVCVAKYTVDQTWNRVTIQDVDVLQKKAHVLYIDYGNEEIIPLNRIYQLNSSIDLFPPCAIKCFLANVIPAEGNWSTDCIKATKPLLMEQYCTIKIVDIMEEVVVTFAVEVMLPNSGKLLDHVLIEMGYGLKPNGRDSKKESADQSVPEDAGKMIADNKIVVDKSDLIPKVLTLNKGDEFCGVVAHIQTPEDFFCQQLQSGRKLAELQASLSEYCCHLSPRSDFYPAIGDICCAQFSEDDQWYRASVLAYASEDSVLVGYVDYGNFEILSLMRLCPIIPKLLELPMQAIKCVLAGVKPSLGIWTPEAICLMKKLVQNKIITVKVVDKLENSSLVELIDKSKMPHVSISKVLIDAAFAVGEQGMVADKPSDMKEASVPLGVERKVNPLEWTWVELAVDQTVDVVVCVIYSPGEFYCHVLKEDALKKLNDLNKSLAEHCQQKLPNGFKAEAGQPCCAFFAGDGNWYRALVKQILPNGNVKVHFVDYGNIEEVTTGELRMIPSSFLNLPFQGIRCWLADIQSKSKHWSEETIARFQKCVAGIKLQARVVEVTENGTGIELTDLSTSYPLIISDVLIDEHLVLRSVLPRNNLPNDRLVNKHELQVHAQELQATSSADQWKTIELSVSETVQAYVLEIISPNLFYALPNRMPENQEKLCLLTAELLEYCNASKSQPSYRPRIGDACCAKYTNDDFWYRAVVLGTSDTDVKVLYADYGNIETLPLCRVQPITSGHLELPFQIIRCSLEGLMELNGSSSQLIIMLFKNFMLNQNVILSVKGITKNVHEVSVEKCSENGTVDVADKLVTFGLAKNSIPQRQSALNKEEMCRMNCCCTELQKQVEKHEHILLFLLNNSTNQNKFIEMKKLLS; the protein is encoded by the exons GAAACTCAGAGTCATCACCAAGTGTTGAAAATAACTCACCAAAGGAAGTGAATACT AAGCCTGAAAATAATGTACATCCTGCAAAGTCCAAAAAATTACACAAGTTGGTCGGGAATTCCTTGTCCATAAATAATCCAGGGCTCTTCACCTCCTTACGACCTCCTCTTCGGTCAACAACTTGCCATCGCTGTGGCCTGTTTG GATCTCTGAGGTGCTCTCAGTGCAAGCAGACCTACTATTGCTCCACAGCATGTCAGAGAAGAGACTGGTCGGCACACAGCATCGTGTGCAAGCCTGTTCAACCAAA TTTCCATAAACTTGAAGATAATAAACCATCTTTTGAAACAAAGGATGTGGAAGTAAACAATAAG AGTGACTGTCCACTTGGAGTTACCAAGGAAATAACCATGTGGGCTAAGAAAGTAATGTTTTCTGATTTGAGAAGCCTACAGCTCAAGAAAACCATGGAAATAAAG GGCACAGTTACTGAATTCAAACACCCAGGGGACTTTTATGCGCAGTTATATTCTTCAGAAGTTTTAGAATACATGAACCAACTCTCTGCCAGCTTAAAGGAAACATATGCAAACATGCATGAAAAAGACTATATTCCTATTACGGGGGAAGTTTGTGTTGCCAAGTACACTGTTGATCAG ACCTGGAACAGAGTGACCATACAAGATGTTGATGTGCTACAAAAGAAGGCACATGTCTTATATATTGATtatggaaatgaagaaataattccATTAAACAGAATTTACCAACTCAACAGCAGCATTGACTTGTTTCCTCCTTGT GCCATAAAGTGCTTTCTAGccaatgtaatcccagcagaagGGAATTGGAGCACTGACTGTATCAAAGCTACTAAACCACTGTTAATGGAGCAGTACTGCACCATAAAGATTGTCGACATCATGGAAGAAGTGGTGGTTACCTTTGCTGTAGAAGTTATGCTGCCAAATTCAG GAAAACTTTTAGACCATGTGCTTATCGAAATGGGATATGGCTTGAAACCCAACGGACGAGATTCTAAGAAGGAAAGTGCAGATCAAA GTGTTCCTGAAGATGCTGGAAAAATGATAGCTGACAACAAAATTGTTGTAGACAAAAGTGACCTAATCCCGAAAGTGTTAACTTTGAATAAAGGTGATGAGTTTtgtggtgtggtggcccacattCAAACACCAGAAGACTTCTTTTGTCAACAACTGCAAAGTGGCC GTAAGCTTGCTGAACTTCAGGCGTCCCTTAGTGAATACTGTTGTCACTTATCTCCGCGCTCTGATTTTTATCCAGCCATTGGTGATATATGTTGTGCTCAGTTCTCAG AGGATGATCAGTGGTACCGTGCCTCCGTTTTGGCTTACGCTTCTGAAGACTCTGTACTGGTTGGATATGTAGATTATGGAAACTTTGAAATCCTGAGTTTGATGAGACTTTGCCCCATAATCCCAAAGTTGTTGGAATTGCCAATGCAAGCTATAAAATGTGTGCTAGCAG GAGTAAAGCCATCATTAGGAATTTGGACTCCTGAAGCTATTTGTCTCATGAAAAAACTTGTGCAGAACAAAATAATCACAGTGAAAGTGGTGGACAAGTTGGAAAACAGTTCCCTGGTGGAGCTTATCGATAAATCCAAGATGCCTCATGTCAGCATTAGCAAAGTTCTCATAGATGCAGCCTTTGCTGTGGGAGAACAGGGGATGGTGGCAGATAAACCCAGTgacatgaaagaagccagtg TTCCCCTGGGtgtggaaagaaaagtaaatccACTGGAGTGGACGTGGGTTGAACTTGCTGTTGACCAAACAGTAGATGTTGTAGTCTGTGTAATATATAGTCCTGGAGAATTTTATTGCCACGTGCTTAAAGAGGATG CTTTAAAGAAACTCAATGATTTGAACAAGTCACTAGCAGAACATTGCCAGCAGAAGTTACCTAATGGTTtcaaggcagaggcaggacaacCTTGTTGTGCTTTTTTTGCAG GTGATGGTAATTGGTATCGTGCTTTAGTCAAGCAAATCTTACCAAATGGAAATGTTAAAGTACATTTTGTGGATTACGGAAACATCGAAGAAGTTACTACAGGTGAACTCCGAATGATACCATCATCATTTTTAAACCTTCCCTTTCAGGGGATACGGTGCTGGTTAGCAG ATATACAGTCTAAAAGCAAGCATTGGTCTGAAGAAACCATAGCAAGATTTCAGAAATGTGTTGCTGGGATAAAATTGCAAGCCAGAGTGGTTGAAGTCACTGAAAATGGCACAGGAATTGAACTCACTGATCTTTCCACTTCCTATCctttaataattagtgatgttctGATTGATGAACATCTGGTTTTACGATCTGTTTTACCACGTAACAACTTACCAAATGACAGACTTGTTAATAAACATGAGCTTCAAGTTCATGCACAGGAACTTCAAG CTACCTCTTCAGCTGATCAATGGAAGACAATAGAATTGTCGGTTAGTGAAACTGTACAAGCATATGTATTAGAAATCATAAGCCCAAACTTGTTTTATGCTCTACCAAACAGAATGCCAG aaaatcaggAAAAACTCTGCCTATTGACAGCTGAATTATTAGAGTACTGCAATGCTTCGAAAAGTCAACCATCCTATAGACCAAGAATTGGAGACGCGTGCTGTGCCAAATACACAA ATGATGATTTTTGGTATCGTGCAGTTGTTCTGGGGACATCAGACACTGATGTGAAGGTGCTCTATGCAGACTATGGAAACATTGAAACGCTGCCTCTTTGCAGAGTACAACCAATCACCTCTGGCCACCTGGAGCTTCCTTTCCAAATTATCAGATGTTCACTTGAAG GATTAATGGAATTGAATGGAAGCTCTTCTCAATTAATaataatgctatttaaaaatttcatgttgaatcaGAACGTCATACTTTCTGTGAAAGGAATTACAAAGAATGTCCATGAGGTGTCAGTGGAGAAATGTTCCGAGAACGGGACAGTCGATGTAGCTGATAAGCTGGTGACATTTGGACTGGCAAAAAACAGCATACCTCAAAGGCAGAGTGCTTTAAATAAAG AAGAGATGTGTAGGATGAATTGCTGCTGCACAGAGTTACAGAAGCAA GTTGAAAAACATGAAcacattcttctcttcctcttaaacaattcaacaaaccaaaataaatttattgaaatgaaaaaactgttaagttaa
- the TDRD1 gene encoding tudor domain-containing protein 1 isoform X2, translated as MMSRNNSEAPPCKVTEPFNFEKNGKKLPPHESLRSPGALPNRPNFRLKSSENGNKKNNFLLCEQTKQYLASQEDNSASSNPSSINGEVVGSQGDRKKSPAGNSESSPSVENNSPKEVNTKPENNVHPAKSKKLHKLVGNSLSINNPGLFTSLRPPLRSTTCHRCGLFGSLRCSQCKQTYYCSTACQRRDWSAHSIVCKPVQPNFHKLEDNKPSFETKDVEVNNKSDCPLGVTKEITMWAKKVMFSDLRSLQLKKTMEIKGTVTEFKHPGDFYAQLYSSEVLEYMNQLSASLKETYANMHEKDYIPITGEVCVAKYTVDQTWNRVTIQDVDVLQKKAHVLYIDYGNEEIIPLNRIYQLNSSIDLFPPCAIKCFLANVIPAEGNWSTDCIKATKPLLMEQYCTIKIVDIMEEVVVTFAVEVMLPNSGKLLDHVLIEMGYGLKPNGRDSKKESADQSVPEDAGKMIADNKIVVDKSDLIPKVLTLNKGDEFCGVVAHIQTPEDFFCQQLQSGRKLAELQASLSEYCCHLSPRSDFYPAIGDICCAQFSEDDQWYRASVLAYASEDSVLVGYVDYGNFEILSLMRLCPIIPKLLELPMQAIKCVLAGVKPSLGIWTPEAICLMKKLVQNKIITVKVVDKLENSSLVELIDKSKMPHVSISKVLIDAAFAVGEQGMVADKPSDMKEASVPLGVERKVNPLEWTWVELAVDQTVDVVVCVIYSPGEFYCHVLKEDALKKLNDLNKSLAEHCQQKLPNGFKAEAGQPCCAFFAGDGNWYRALVKQILPNGNVKVHFVDYGNIEEVTTGELRMIPSSFLNLPFQGIRCWLADIQSKSKHWSEETIARFQKCVAGIKLQARVVEVTENGTGIELTDLSTSYPLIISDVLIDEHLVLRSVLPRNNLPNDRLVNKHELQVHAQELQATSSADQWKTIELSVSETVQAYVLEIISPNLFYALPNRMPENQEKLCLLTAELLEYCNASKSQPSYRPRIGDACCAKYTNDDFWYRAVVLGTSDTDVKVLYADYGNIETLPLCRVQPITSGHLELPFQIIRCSLEGLMELNGSSSQLIIMLFKNFMLNQNVILSVKGITKNVHEVSVEKCSENGTVDVADKLVTFGLAKNSIPQRQSALNKEMCRMNCCCTELQKQVEKHEHILLFLLNNSTNQNKFIEMKKLLS; from the exons GAAACTCAGAGTCATCACCAAGTGTTGAAAATAACTCACCAAAGGAAGTGAATACT AAGCCTGAAAATAATGTACATCCTGCAAAGTCCAAAAAATTACACAAGTTGGTCGGGAATTCCTTGTCCATAAATAATCCAGGGCTCTTCACCTCCTTACGACCTCCTCTTCGGTCAACAACTTGCCATCGCTGTGGCCTGTTTG GATCTCTGAGGTGCTCTCAGTGCAAGCAGACCTACTATTGCTCCACAGCATGTCAGAGAAGAGACTGGTCGGCACACAGCATCGTGTGCAAGCCTGTTCAACCAAA TTTCCATAAACTTGAAGATAATAAACCATCTTTTGAAACAAAGGATGTGGAAGTAAACAATAAG AGTGACTGTCCACTTGGAGTTACCAAGGAAATAACCATGTGGGCTAAGAAAGTAATGTTTTCTGATTTGAGAAGCCTACAGCTCAAGAAAACCATGGAAATAAAG GGCACAGTTACTGAATTCAAACACCCAGGGGACTTTTATGCGCAGTTATATTCTTCAGAAGTTTTAGAATACATGAACCAACTCTCTGCCAGCTTAAAGGAAACATATGCAAACATGCATGAAAAAGACTATATTCCTATTACGGGGGAAGTTTGTGTTGCCAAGTACACTGTTGATCAG ACCTGGAACAGAGTGACCATACAAGATGTTGATGTGCTACAAAAGAAGGCACATGTCTTATATATTGATtatggaaatgaagaaataattccATTAAACAGAATTTACCAACTCAACAGCAGCATTGACTTGTTTCCTCCTTGT GCCATAAAGTGCTTTCTAGccaatgtaatcccagcagaagGGAATTGGAGCACTGACTGTATCAAAGCTACTAAACCACTGTTAATGGAGCAGTACTGCACCATAAAGATTGTCGACATCATGGAAGAAGTGGTGGTTACCTTTGCTGTAGAAGTTATGCTGCCAAATTCAG GAAAACTTTTAGACCATGTGCTTATCGAAATGGGATATGGCTTGAAACCCAACGGACGAGATTCTAAGAAGGAAAGTGCAGATCAAA GTGTTCCTGAAGATGCTGGAAAAATGATAGCTGACAACAAAATTGTTGTAGACAAAAGTGACCTAATCCCGAAAGTGTTAACTTTGAATAAAGGTGATGAGTTTtgtggtgtggtggcccacattCAAACACCAGAAGACTTCTTTTGTCAACAACTGCAAAGTGGCC GTAAGCTTGCTGAACTTCAGGCGTCCCTTAGTGAATACTGTTGTCACTTATCTCCGCGCTCTGATTTTTATCCAGCCATTGGTGATATATGTTGTGCTCAGTTCTCAG AGGATGATCAGTGGTACCGTGCCTCCGTTTTGGCTTACGCTTCTGAAGACTCTGTACTGGTTGGATATGTAGATTATGGAAACTTTGAAATCCTGAGTTTGATGAGACTTTGCCCCATAATCCCAAAGTTGTTGGAATTGCCAATGCAAGCTATAAAATGTGTGCTAGCAG GAGTAAAGCCATCATTAGGAATTTGGACTCCTGAAGCTATTTGTCTCATGAAAAAACTTGTGCAGAACAAAATAATCACAGTGAAAGTGGTGGACAAGTTGGAAAACAGTTCCCTGGTGGAGCTTATCGATAAATCCAAGATGCCTCATGTCAGCATTAGCAAAGTTCTCATAGATGCAGCCTTTGCTGTGGGAGAACAGGGGATGGTGGCAGATAAACCCAGTgacatgaaagaagccagtg TTCCCCTGGGtgtggaaagaaaagtaaatccACTGGAGTGGACGTGGGTTGAACTTGCTGTTGACCAAACAGTAGATGTTGTAGTCTGTGTAATATATAGTCCTGGAGAATTTTATTGCCACGTGCTTAAAGAGGATG CTTTAAAGAAACTCAATGATTTGAACAAGTCACTAGCAGAACATTGCCAGCAGAAGTTACCTAATGGTTtcaaggcagaggcaggacaacCTTGTTGTGCTTTTTTTGCAG GTGATGGTAATTGGTATCGTGCTTTAGTCAAGCAAATCTTACCAAATGGAAATGTTAAAGTACATTTTGTGGATTACGGAAACATCGAAGAAGTTACTACAGGTGAACTCCGAATGATACCATCATCATTTTTAAACCTTCCCTTTCAGGGGATACGGTGCTGGTTAGCAG ATATACAGTCTAAAAGCAAGCATTGGTCTGAAGAAACCATAGCAAGATTTCAGAAATGTGTTGCTGGGATAAAATTGCAAGCCAGAGTGGTTGAAGTCACTGAAAATGGCACAGGAATTGAACTCACTGATCTTTCCACTTCCTATCctttaataattagtgatgttctGATTGATGAACATCTGGTTTTACGATCTGTTTTACCACGTAACAACTTACCAAATGACAGACTTGTTAATAAACATGAGCTTCAAGTTCATGCACAGGAACTTCAAG CTACCTCTTCAGCTGATCAATGGAAGACAATAGAATTGTCGGTTAGTGAAACTGTACAAGCATATGTATTAGAAATCATAAGCCCAAACTTGTTTTATGCTCTACCAAACAGAATGCCAG aaaatcaggAAAAACTCTGCCTATTGACAGCTGAATTATTAGAGTACTGCAATGCTTCGAAAAGTCAACCATCCTATAGACCAAGAATTGGAGACGCGTGCTGTGCCAAATACACAA ATGATGATTTTTGGTATCGTGCAGTTGTTCTGGGGACATCAGACACTGATGTGAAGGTGCTCTATGCAGACTATGGAAACATTGAAACGCTGCCTCTTTGCAGAGTACAACCAATCACCTCTGGCCACCTGGAGCTTCCTTTCCAAATTATCAGATGTTCACTTGAAG GATTAATGGAATTGAATGGAAGCTCTTCTCAATTAATaataatgctatttaaaaatttcatgttgaatcaGAACGTCATACTTTCTGTGAAAGGAATTACAAAGAATGTCCATGAGGTGTCAGTGGAGAAATGTTCCGAGAACGGGACAGTCGATGTAGCTGATAAGCTGGTGACATTTGGACTGGCAAAAAACAGCATACCTCAAAGGCAGAGTGCTTTAAATAAAG AGATGTGTAGGATGAATTGCTGCTGCACAGAGTTACAGAAGCAA GTTGAAAAACATGAAcacattcttctcttcctcttaaacaattcaacaaaccaaaataaatttattgaaatgaaaaaactgttaagttaa